The following are from one region of the Fusobacterium varium genome:
- a CDS encoding diol dehydratase small subunit, with translation MDQQLLEKMIREVMLSMAKGESNSNTVTKTSCGETTSKDYPLSQKKADVVRSATGKKLEEFTMENVMNGTVGAADCRIAPETLEMQAQVAESVNRHSFARNLRRASELIAVPDTRILEIYNALRPYRSTKEELFAIADELETKYHASINAQFIREAAELYEKRDRLRKD, from the coding sequence TTGGACCAACAATTACTAGAAAAAATGATAAGAGAAGTAATGCTTTCTATGGCAAAAGGTGAAAGCAATTCAAATACAGTAACAAAAACTAGCTGTGGAGAAACTACTAGTAAGGATTATCCTTTAAGCCAAAAGAAAGCTGACGTAGTTAGATCTGCAACAGGAAAAAAACTTGAAGAATTTACAATGGAAAATGTAATGAACGGAACAGTAGGAGCAGCTGACTGTAGAATAGCTCCTGAAACACTAGAAATGCAAGCTCAAGTAGCTGAAAGTGTAAATAGACACTCTTTCGCAAGAAACTTAAGAAGAGCTTCTGAACTTATAGCAGTTCCAGATACAAGAATTCTTGAAATATATAATGCTTTAAGACCATATAGATCAACTAAAGAAGAGTTATTTGCAATAGCAGATGAACTTGAAACTAAATATCATGCTTCTATAAATGCTCAATTTATAAGAGAAGCA
- a CDS encoding propanediol/glycerol family dehydratase medium subunit — protein MQLNENEIRGIIEEVIKRYAGESSATPAEPVKKVENRDGKLELVEVGEAKKGTRSDEVVIAVAAAFGKYQTETITHIPHADVLRELMAGIEEEGLTPRVVRILRTSDVSILANDGAKLSGSGIGIGIQSKGTTVIHQKDLFPLTNLELFPQAPLLEREHYRMIGKNAAKYAKGETPKPVPQMNDQMARPKYQAIAALLHIKETEHVVVNAKPVELNPIFK, from the coding sequence ATGCAACTGAACGAAAATGAAATCAGAGGAATCATTGAAGAAGTTATAAAAAGATATGCTGGGGAATCTTCTGCTACTCCTGCAGAACCAGTTAAAAAAGTAGAAAATAGAGATGGAAAACTAGAATTAGTAGAAGTTGGAGAAGCTAAAAAAGGAACTAGAAGTGACGAAGTTGTTATAGCTGTTGCTGCTGCTTTCGGAAAATATCAAACTGAAACTATTACTCATATACCTCATGCAGATGTTTTAAGAGAACTTATGGCAGGTATAGAAGAAGAAGGATTAACTCCAAGAGTAGTAAGAATTTTAAGAACTTCAGACGTTTCAATCCTTGCAAATGATGGAGCAAAATTAAGTGGATCAGGAATAGGAATAGGAATTCAATCTAAAGGTACAACAGTTATTCACCAAAAAGATCTATTCCCATTAACTAACCTTGAGTTATTCCCTCAAGCTCCATTACTAGAAAGAGAGCATTACAGAATGATAGGAAAAAATGCTGCTAAATATGCAAAAGGAGAAACTCCAAAACCAGTTCCTCAAATGAACGACCAAATGGCAAGACCTAAATATCAAGCTATTGCAGCATTATTACACATAAAAGAAACTGAACATGTTGTAGTAAATGCAAAACCAGTAGAATTAAATCCTATTTTTAAATAA
- a CDS encoding propanediol/glycerol family dehydratase large subunit, translated as MRSKRFEVLGNRPVNKDGYVKEWPEVGLIAMNSPLDPKPSVKVVNGKIVELDGKKREDFDLLDYFIADYGIVIDNVEKVMAMDSLEIARKLVDINVSRDEILKITLSLTPAKVAEVMGKMSVLEMMMAVNKMRARKTPSNQCHVTNIKDNPVQIAADAAEASLRGFAEEETTVAVTRYAPFNAISLLVGSQVGRPGILTQCSVEEATELLLGMRGLTAYAETVSVYGTEPVFMDGDDTPWSKSFLASAYASRGLKMRYTSGSGSEVLMGYAEGCSMLYLEARCLFITKGAGVQGIQNGSVSCVGVPGAVPGGVREILAENLVAMMLDLECASSNDQTFTHSDLRRVARSLMQMIPGTDFICSGYSSTPNYDNMFAGSNWDAEDYDDWNIIQRDLRIDAGLKPVKEEDVVRVRNKAARAIQAVFEALGLPEITDAEVEAATYAHGSKDMPERDMVADIKAATEMMERGITGIDVVKALKTKGFDDVASDLLKLMKLRVAGDHLHTSAILDKDFNVISAVNDRNDYTGPGTGYQISAEKWEELSNIGNAVDASKIK; from the coding sequence ATGAGATCTAAACGTTTTGAAGTATTAGGTAATAGACCTGTAAATAAAGATGGATATGTAAAAGAGTGGCCTGAAGTAGGGTTAATAGCAATGAACTCTCCTCTAGACCCTAAACCAAGTGTAAAAGTAGTTAATGGAAAAATAGTTGAACTTGACGGAAAGAAAAGAGAAGATTTTGACTTACTAGACTACTTTATCGCAGACTATGGAATAGTAATAGACAATGTTGAAAAAGTAATGGCTATGGATTCATTAGAAATAGCTAGAAAATTAGTTGATATAAATGTATCAAGAGATGAAATCTTAAAAATCACTTTATCATTAACTCCAGCAAAAGTTGCTGAAGTAATGGGAAAAATGTCTGTATTAGAAATGATGATGGCAGTTAACAAAATGAGAGCTAGAAAAACTCCATCTAACCAATGTCACGTAACTAATATTAAAGACAACCCAGTTCAAATAGCAGCTGACGCAGCAGAAGCTTCTTTAAGAGGATTTGCTGAAGAAGAAACTACAGTTGCTGTTACAAGATATGCTCCATTCAATGCAATATCTTTACTAGTTGGATCACAAGTTGGAAGACCTGGAATCTTAACTCAATGTTCTGTTGAAGAAGCTACAGAATTATTACTAGGAATGAGAGGACTTACAGCTTATGCTGAAACTGTATCAGTTTATGGAACTGAACCAGTATTTATGGACGGAGATGACACTCCTTGGTCAAAATCATTCCTTGCATCAGCTTATGCTTCAAGAGGATTAAAAATGAGATATACTTCAGGAAGTGGATCAGAAGTTCTAATGGGATATGCTGAAGGATGTTCAATGTTATATCTAGAAGCTCGTTGCTTATTTATAACTAAAGGAGCAGGAGTACAAGGAATCCAAAACGGATCAGTAAGTTGTGTTGGAGTTCCAGGAGCAGTACCAGGAGGAGTAAGAGAAATCCTTGCTGAAAACTTAGTAGCTATGATGCTTGACCTTGAATGTGCATCAAGTAATGACCAAACATTTACACATTCAGATTTAAGAAGAGTAGCAAGATCATTAATGCAAATGATACCAGGAACTGACTTTATCTGTTCAGGATACAGTTCAACTCCTAACTATGACAACATGTTTGCTGGATCAAACTGGGATGCAGAAGACTATGATGACTGGAATATAATTCAAAGAGACTTAAGAATAGATGCTGGATTAAAACCAGTAAAAGAAGAAGATGTAGTAAGAGTTAGAAATAAAGCTGCTAGAGCAATTCAAGCTGTTTTCGAAGCTTTAGGACTTCCTGAAATTACAGATGCTGAAGTAGAAGCTGCTACATATGCTCACGGAAGTAAAGATATGCCAGAAAGAGATATGGTTGCTGACATAAAAGCTGCTACTGAAATGATGGAAAGAGGAATTACAGGAATAGATGTTGTAAAAGCTCTTAAAACTAAAGGATTTGATGATGTTGCATCAGACCTATTAAAACTAATGAAACTTAGAGTTGCTGGAGACCACTTACATACATCAGCAATATTAGATAAAGACTTTAACGTAATCAGTGCTGTAAATGATAGAAACGACTATACAGGACCAGGAACTGGATACCAAATCAGTGCTGAAAAATGGGAAGAACTTTCAAATATTGGAAATGCAGTAGATGCATCAAAAATCAAATAG
- the pduB gene encoding propanediol utilization microcompartment protein PduB has translation MQDKLVEKMMAEVMEKLKDKKGETPCAPAKRECRLTEFVGVTTHGNGIGLVIANVDPALHEAMGIDKKYRSIGILGARTGAGPFIMAADEAVKATNTEVISIELPRDTEGGAGHGSLILFGAEDVSDARRAVEVAIAAVTEKFGDVYGNPAGHIELQYTARASYACNKAFGAPLGKAFGIIVGAPAAIGVVTADTALKAANVEVLAYSSPAKGTSFSNEVILAICGDSGAVRQAILAAKEVGVKLLETLGGPAPSASHPYI, from the coding sequence ATGCAAGATAAGTTAGTAGAAAAAATGATGGCAGAAGTTATGGAAAAACTAAAAGATAAAAAGGGTGAAACACCTTGTGCACCTGCAAAAAGAGAGTGCCGTTTAACAGAATTTGTAGGAGTTACTACTCACGGAAATGGAATCGGATTAGTAATTGCTAACGTAGACCCAGCACTTCATGAAGCTATGGGAATAGACAAAAAATATCGTTCAATAGGTATTCTTGGAGCAAGAACAGGGGCAGGACCTTTCATCATGGCGGCAGATGAAGCAGTAAAAGCTACAAATACAGAAGTAATCAGTATAGAACTTCCTAGAGATACAGAAGGAGGAGCAGGACACGGATCTTTAATTCTATTTGGAGCTGAAGATGTATCAGATGCTAGAAGAGCAGTTGAAGTTGCAATAGCAGCAGTAACTGAAAAATTCGGAGATGTTTATGGAAACCCAGCTGGACATATTGAACTTCAATATACAGCAAGAGCATCATATGCATGTAACAAAGCATTTGGAGCACCTTTAGGAAAAGCATTTGGAATAATCGTTGGAGCACCAGCAGCAATTGGAGTAGTTACAGCAGATACAGCTTTAAAAGCAGCTAATGTAGAAGTACTTGCTTACTCATCACCAGCTAAAGGAACTAGCTTCTCAAACGAAGTTATTTTAGCAATATGTGGAGATTCTGGAGCAGTTAGACAAGCGATCCTTGCAGCTAAAGAAGTAGGAGTTAAACTTCTTGAAACTTTAGGAGGACCAGCTCCATCAGCATCACACCCATATATCTAA
- a CDS encoding iron-containing alcohol dehydrogenase: protein MEVFKVTTEVYADADIKSILAELKCEKVTIITDAMMVKVGLIAKVEDALKKSDIQYDIFDGVEMNPSLESVKKALDQVIDFSPETIIAVGGGSTLDSAKAVRYFLKRTGIDIPVIAIPTTSGTGSEVTSYAVITDTVNSVKIPIKDEEMMPKIAILDPEFTRTLPKSVVADGGIDALTHAIEAYSCSVANFHTQIYAMTAIKGIFKNLLKMYRNIEDRDARVEMAKASCIAGIAFEKSGLGINHSVAHAIGGKFHKPHGRSNGVVLPYIIRFNGEDMETAQKYYEIAKELELPCSSVKEGAESLAIAVEILNRELGIPARVKDMGIDEVEYNKLIPEMAETALNDICTGGNIRKANVEDLKDIFRKVF, encoded by the coding sequence ATGGAAGTTTTTAAAGTGACAACTGAAGTTTATGCTGATGCTGATATAAAAAGCATACTTGCAGAACTAAAATGTGAAAAAGTTACTATTATAACAGATGCTATGATGGTAAAAGTTGGATTGATTGCAAAGGTTGAAGATGCTTTAAAAAAATCAGATATTCAGTATGATATTTTTGATGGAGTAGAAATGAACCCATCATTAGAGTCTGTAAAAAAAGCATTAGACCAAGTAATTGATTTTTCTCCAGAAACTATTATTGCAGTAGGAGGAGGATCAACTCTTGATTCAGCTAAAGCAGTAAGATATTTTTTAAAGAGAACAGGAATAGATATTCCAGTAATAGCTATACCAACTACAAGTGGAACAGGATCAGAAGTAACTTCATATGCAGTAATAACTGACACAGTAAATAGTGTAAAAATTCCTATAAAAGATGAAGAGATGATGCCTAAAATAGCTATTTTAGATCCAGAATTTACAAGAACACTTCCAAAATCTGTAGTTGCAGATGGAGGAATAGATGCTTTAACACATGCAATAGAAGCATATAGTTGTTCAGTAGCAAATTTTCATACACAAATCTATGCTATGACAGCAATAAAAGGTATCTTTAAAAATCTTTTAAAAATGTACAGAAATATAGAGGATAGAGATGCTAGAGTTGAAATGGCAAAGGCATCATGTATAGCAGGAATAGCCTTTGAAAAATCAGGTTTAGGAATAAACCATAGTGTTGCTCATGCAATAGGAGGAAAATTCCACAAACCACATGGAAGATCAAATGGTGTAGTACTTCCATATATCATTAGATTTAATGGTGAAGATATGGAAACTGCTCAAAAATACTATGAGATAGCAAAAGAATTAGAACTACCTTGTAGCTCTGTTAAAGAGGGGGCAGAAAGTTTAGCAATAGCAGTGGAAATCTTAAATAGAGAATTAGGAATACCTGCTAGAGTTAAAGATATGGGAATTGATGAAGTTGAATACAACAAACTTATTCCTGAAATGGCTGAAACAGCTTTAAATGATATTTGTACAGGTGGAAATATTAGAAAAGCCAATGTTGAAGATTTAAAAGATATTTTTAGAAAAGTGTTTTAA
- a CDS encoding response regulator encodes MNIHKKIAAFNTLIFIIFYIVILYLLRASITVNNILVIKLIVLSILFFLVSVFVNKFALLNLYNLLDKFETVLSEINKKFVSQLKDDFLNLEDCFYKVFSSVKTDILDILVKEGEIKREKEKAEALSEKLRLLNKNLEDMVEQRTKELSFSKEVAESANRAKSEFLAKISHEMRTPLTPIIGYSKLLLKEYPNSEIKDKLDIIHTSGVKLLNFTNELLDFSKIESGKVDLNFESFSVKELFQEIFYEHNSLAATKNLKFEIKYDKNDTTIYSDKMKIYEIVKNLIHNAIKYTNKGFVFCEVNVNSNFLNFSVYDSGIGISKDHLDYIFESFGQINKHSSGAGLGLSITKKLVEILKGTITVESKVMVGTTFNVSIPIEVFEKKNENFSVILTKLLNSNNPSIKSILLKSILKFPIRLKSLKEAYKKQNIEQIREINHLILGTYGNLNLTLIYDMSKKISEELKKNPVSFDTILYCIEELERMTHTIDYSELFNMYLQFNTKQIKILIAEDVEENRDFLKAVLESPLISVTCVEHGLNALKAMKEKKFDVVFLDIHMPVMDGLQTISHIKANEELKNTPVIALTAQAIIGDKEKYLPYGFDGYITKPINESVLFSYLEKFIFAKKKGDNND; translated from the coding sequence ATGAATATACATAAAAAAATTGCTGCTTTTAACACTTTAATCTTTATTATTTTTTATATTGTAATATTGTATCTGTTAAGAGCTTCAATTACTGTAAATAATATTCTTGTGATAAAATTAATTGTGCTGTCTATTTTATTTTTTTTAGTATCTGTTTTTGTTAATAAATTTGCACTTTTAAACTTGTATAATCTTTTAGATAAGTTTGAAACTGTCCTTTCTGAAATTAATAAAAAGTTTGTCAGCCAACTTAAAGATGATTTTTTAAATTTAGAGGATTGTTTCTATAAAGTTTTCTCCTCTGTTAAAACAGATATTTTAGATATCCTAGTTAAAGAGGGGGAAATTAAAAGAGAAAAAGAGAAGGCAGAAGCATTAAGTGAAAAATTAAGACTACTTAATAAAAATCTTGAAGATATGGTAGAACAGAGAACAAAGGAATTAAGTTTCTCAAAAGAGGTAGCCGAGTCAGCCAATAGAGCTAAAAGTGAATTTCTTGCTAAAATTAGCCATGAGATGCGTACACCTTTAACTCCTATAATTGGATATTCAAAACTACTTTTAAAAGAGTATCCAAATTCAGAGATAAAAGATAAATTAGATATTATTCATACATCTGGAGTTAAGCTTCTTAATTTTACAAATGAGCTTTTAGATTTCTCTAAAATAGAATCTGGAAAAGTAGATCTTAATTTTGAATCTTTTAGTGTTAAAGAACTTTTCCAAGAGATATTCTATGAACATAATTCCCTAGCAGCAACTAAAAATTTAAAATTTGAGATTAAATATGATAAAAATGATACAACAATTTATTCTGATAAAATGAAAATCTATGAGATAGTAAAAAATCTTATTCACAATGCCATTAAATATACAAATAAAGGTTTTGTTTTCTGTGAAGTTAATGTAAATAGTAATTTCCTTAATTTTAGTGTATACGATAGTGGTATAGGTATATCTAAAGATCATTTAGACTATATTTTTGAAAGCTTCGGACAGATTAATAAACATTCATCTGGAGCTGGTCTTGGACTTAGTATTACAAAAAAATTAGTTGAAATTCTTAAGGGTACTATTACAGTTGAAAGTAAAGTTATGGTTGGAACTACTTTTAATGTAAGTATCCCTATTGAAGTATTTGAAAAGAAAAATGAAAATTTCTCAGTTATTCTTACAAAGTTATTAAACTCTAATAATCCAAGTATAAAATCTATACTATTAAAAAGTATTTTAAAATTCCCAATTAGATTAAAGAGTTTAAAAGAAGCTTATAAAAAACAAAATATTGAACAGATACGTGAGATAAATCATTTAATTCTTGGTACTTATGGTAATCTAAATCTTACATTAATATATGACATGTCTAAAAAGATATCTGAAGAGTTAAAGAAAAATCCAGTATCTTTTGATACAATACTTTATTGTATTGAAGAATTAGAAAGAATGACTCACACTATTGATTATAGCGAATTATTTAATATGTATCTTCAATTTAATACTAAACAGATTAAAATTTTAATTGCAGAAGATGTTGAAGAAAATAGAGATTTCTTAAAAGCTGTTTTAGAATCTCCACTTATAAGTGTTACTTGTGTAGAACATGGTCTTAATGCTTTAAAGGCTATGAAAGAAAAGAAATTTGATGTAGTATTTTTAGATATCCATATGCCTGTTATGGATGGATTACAAACTATATCTCATATAAAAGCTAATGAAGAATTAAAAAATACTCCTGTTATTGCTCTTACTGCTCAAGCTATTATTGGAGATAAAGAAAAATATCTACCTTATGGTTTTGATGGGTATATTACAAAACCTATCAATGAATCTGTTTTATTTAGTTATTTAGAAAAATTTATATTTGCTAAGAAAAAAGGTGATAATAATGATTAA
- a CDS encoding response regulator transcription factor: protein MIKVLTIEDSEETRDILKIILSEEKSIKFLEAASIKEGMEILKKETPEIILLDLSLPDGNGSYVCEQIKSNPKYFGSPFILALTAETSQETVNKTLEMGCDDYIKKPFDSKELLIRLKKFLVRVPQNKDILTYGNMKLFSSDKTMLYENEPIELSKNEFELLSYFIVNRGLLLTRENILNHVWKENFDISDKAVDQCLKRLRKKLPILNEVLISKRGFGYILK, encoded by the coding sequence ATGATTAAAGTCCTAACAATAGAAGACTCTGAAGAAACCAGAGATATTCTAAAGATAATCTTATCTGAAGAAAAAAGTATTAAGTTCTTAGAAGCTGCTTCTATTAAAGAGGGAATGGAAATTTTAAAAAAAGAAACACCAGAAATAATACTTCTTGATCTTTCTCTACCAGATGGAAATGGAAGTTATGTTTGTGAGCAGATAAAAAGTAATCCAAAATATTTTGGTTCTCCTTTTATTCTTGCTTTAACTGCTGAAACATCTCAAGAAACTGTAAACAAAACTTTAGAAATGGGTTGTGATGACTATATAAAAAAACCTTTTGATTCTAAAGAGTTATTGATAAGATTAAAAAAATTTCTTGTGAGAGTTCCTCAAAATAAAGATATTCTTACATATGGAAATATGAAACTTTTTTCTTCAGATAAAACTATGCTCTATGAAAATGAGCCTATTGAACTTTCTAAAAATGAGTTTGAACTTCTATCTTATTTTATTGTTAATAGAGGTTTACTTCTTACAAGAGAAAATATTTTAAATCATGTTTGGAAGGAAAATTTTGATATAAGTGATAAAGCTGTTGATCAATGCTTAAAAAGACTTAGAAAAAAACTACCTATTTTAAATGAAGTTCTAATATCTAAAAGAGGGTTTGGCTATATTTTAAAATAA
- a CDS encoding PocR ligand-binding domain-containing protein produces the protein MEKGKNISDDFLDIEFFQILQNRFAEEFGIASVITDINGLPITEPSNFTEFCSIHTRGSEVGFKKCMLCDAYGGAKAKALKKPVVYRCHAGLIDFASPIIIGDKLVGCFLCGQLLSEKPNEEKFRKTAHEIGVDEDIYIEAVKKVKILPYEKIEYAANFLYDISSKISNFSYHQNTGILANNLCRSSIDGFSDFLKDIDIFDLKKNKKISIFSKLYSTLFKKTFITEKRIYQLDKKIDICLNELDKISDKVKSTERNFKYFNISHISKKP, from the coding sequence ATGGAAAAGGGGAAAAATATATCAGATGATTTTTTAGATATAGAGTTCTTTCAAATTTTACAAAATAGATTTGCTGAAGAGTTTGGAATAGCTAGTGTAATAACTGATATAAATGGATTACCAATTACAGAACCTAGTAATTTTACTGAATTTTGTAGTATTCATACAAGAGGAAGTGAAGTTGGATTTAAAAAATGTATGCTCTGTGATGCCTATGGTGGAGCTAAAGCAAAGGCTTTAAAAAAACCTGTTGTCTATCGTTGCCATGCTGGGCTTATAGATTTTGCAAGTCCGATTATTATTGGTGATAAGCTTGTTGGATGTTTTTTATGTGGACAACTTCTCTCTGAAAAACCTAATGAGGAAAAATTTAGAAAAACTGCTCATGAAATCGGAGTAGATGAGGATATATATATTGAAGCTGTAAAAAAAGTAAAGATTCTTCCATATGAAAAGATTGAATATGCTGCAAATTTTCTATATGATATCTCTTCTAAAATCTCTAACTTTAGCTATCACCAAAATACAGGTATTTTAGCAAATAATCTATGTCGTTCAAGTATAGATGGATTTTCAGATTTCTTAAAAGATATAGATATTTTTGATTTAAAAAAAAATAAGAAAATTTCTATTTTTTCAAAACTCTATTCAACTCTCTTTAAGAAAACTTTTATTACTGAAAAAAGAATATATCAATTAGATAAAAAAATTGATATCTGCTTAAATGAACTAGATAAAATCAGTGATAAAGTTAAATCTACTGAAAGGAATTTTAAATATTTTAATATAAGTCATATTTCAAAAAAACCTTGA